From the Candidatus Methylomirabilis sp. genome, one window contains:
- a CDS encoding YgiT-type zinc finger protein gives MKPFEKCPVCSGELVEKEVEKLLKGGVHTAVLKVHADVCLRCGERLYEAETIKRFEQIRQKLEKQEVAEFQPLGQTFQVL, from the coding sequence ATGAAGCCTTTTGAAAAGTGTCCCGTTTGTAGCGGTGAATTGGTGGAAAAAGAAGTAGAAAAATTGCTCAAGGGTGGAGTGCATACGGCTGTGCTCAAAGTACATGCCGACGTATGCCTACGGTGTGGGGAGCGGTTGTACGAGGCTGAAACCATCAAGCGTTTTGAGCAAATTCGGCAGAAATTAGAAAAGCAGGAAGTTGCTGAGTTCCAACCGTTGGGTCAGACTTTCCAGGTTTTGTAG
- a CDS encoding DUF4258 domain-containing protein: MNIQDIIDAIRDNRIRITDHADEEAQADRLPFDEIFFSVLQGEIIEAYPSDKPYPSCLIYGNSFTGEPIHSVWAYNPETKWSVLITVYRPDPERWVDWRTRRKK; encoded by the coding sequence GTGAACATCCAAGACATTATTGATGCTATACGAGATAATCGCATCCGTATTACTGACCATGCTGACGAAGAAGCACAGGCGGACCGCCTGCCCTTCGATGAAATCTTCTTCAGTGTCTTGCAAGGTGAGATTATCGAAGCATATCCCTCCGACAAGCCGTATCCAAGTTGCCTGATTTATGGTAATAGTTTCACGGGCGAGCCGATACATAGTGTATGGGCATACAACCCGGAGACGAAATGGTCGGTATTAATCACAGTGTATCGTCCCGATCCTGAACGATGGGTAGATTGGCGGACAAGGAGAAAGAAATGA
- a CDS encoding metal-sensitive transcriptional regulator, producing MMDEEAKQKALARLSRIEGQVQGVQRMVEEGKYCVDILLQLSAIQGALEQVRKILLGRHIESCVAEAMASGRAEDRQKKIEELLEVFSRYGR from the coding sequence ATGATGGACGAAGAGGCGAAGCAAAAGGCGCTGGCGCGCCTGAGCCGGATCGAGGGCCAGGTGCAGGGTGTGCAGCGGATGGTCGAGGAGGGGAAGTATTGCGTTGATATCCTGCTCCAGCTCTCCGCTATCCAGGGCGCGTTGGAGCAGGTTCGCAAGATTCTCCTGGGCCGTCATATCGAATCGTGTGTCGCGGAGGCGATGGCCTCCGGGCGGGCGGAGGATCGGCAGAAGAAGATCGAGGAGCTCCTCGAGGTCTTTTCGCGCTACGGCCGGTAG